The following proteins are co-located in the Thermodesulfobacteriota bacterium genome:
- the rplM gene encoding 50S ribosomal protein L13, whose translation MSSYMARSEDFEKKWYIIDGEGKTVGRLSTKIATILRGKDKPQFTPHADIGDFVIVVNADKVKFTGKKWEQKKYYWHTGYPGGIKSITADDLMKKKPGEIIRKAVWGMLPKNKMQDKLISRLKVYAGNEHPHVSQQPENLEV comes from the coding sequence ATGAGCAGCTACATGGCGAGAAGTGAAGATTTCGAGAAAAAATGGTACATCATAGACGGTGAAGGCAAGACTGTGGGCAGGCTTTCAACCAAAATTGCCACGATACTGAGAGGCAAGGACAAGCCCCAGTTCACCCCGCATGCCGACATCGGCGACTTCGTCATCGTAGTCAACGCCGACAAGGTGAAATTCACCGGCAAGAAGTGGGAACAGAAGAAATACTACTGGCACACAGGGTATCCGGGCGGTATAAAGTCCATCACGGCCGACGATCTCATGAAGAAAAAGCCCGGCGAGATAATCAGGAAAGCCGTTTGGGGAATGCTTCCCAAGAACAAAATGCAGGATAAACTCATAAGCAGGCTAAAGGTTTACGCGGGGAACGAGCATCCGCACGTCTCGCAGCAGCCTGAAAATCTGGAGGTTTGA
- a CDS encoding FAD-linked oxidase C-terminal domain-containing protein, protein MKSDDKSYHTRTHGWKRAFGKKLENILGKGGVVSSGDELIAYDADALTGMRIIPMFVVLPKSAAQVSAVLGLCYEEGVPFVPRGAGTGLSGGALPTEEGVVVSLSRMNRILEVDIANERVVVEPGVVNIAVTNAVSPYGYYYAPDPSSQVACTIGGNVAENSGGVHCLKYGVTTNHVLGLEVVLPGGEIIETGGKTLDRPGYDITGLVVGSEGLLGIVTKVVLRIVRKPETVKTFLAAFDRIEDAGAAVSGITARGVIPAGLEIMDNLCIRSVEEAVHAGYPVDAGSILLVELDGPSAGVEAEMPIVEDVLRENNATLIKTARDAKERDLFWKGRKNAFPAMGRVSSHYYVQDGVIPRSKLAEVLGKVEELSREYGLKVANVFHAGDGNLHPLVLYSAANEGEPERAHELAGKILRACVDAGGSITGEHGVGNDKKIYMAEMFAEEDLDAMNVVRCSFDPKGLSNPGKVFPTPRTCVEQGAKPYAEHPLQKAGMGEMF, encoded by the coding sequence ATGAAATCGGACGATAAATCTTACCATACCAGAACGCACGGGTGGAAGCGCGCCTTCGGGAAAAAGCTCGAAAACATACTCGGAAAGGGCGGGGTCGTTTCGTCCGGGGACGAGCTCATCGCCTACGACGCCGACGCGCTTACGGGGATGAGGATAATCCCGATGTTCGTCGTGCTGCCGAAGAGCGCCGCCCAGGTGTCGGCCGTCCTCGGGCTCTGCTACGAAGAGGGCGTCCCCTTCGTCCCGAGGGGGGCGGGGACGGGCCTTTCGGGCGGGGCGCTCCCGACGGAAGAGGGAGTGGTCGTATCCCTCTCGCGCATGAACAGGATACTCGAAGTGGACATAGCCAACGAGCGCGTCGTAGTCGAGCCGGGGGTCGTGAACATCGCGGTCACGAACGCCGTCTCCCCCTACGGCTACTACTATGCCCCCGACCCTTCGAGCCAGGTCGCCTGCACGATAGGCGGGAACGTCGCCGAGAACTCCGGGGGCGTGCACTGCCTGAAGTACGGCGTCACGACGAACCACGTCCTCGGGCTCGAAGTCGTCCTGCCCGGCGGTGAGATAATAGAGACGGGCGGGAAGACGCTCGACAGGCCGGGGTACGACATCACGGGGCTCGTCGTCGGGTCCGAGGGCCTCCTCGGCATAGTGACCAAGGTCGTCCTCCGTATAGTGAGGAAGCCCGAGACGGTGAAGACGTTCCTCGCGGCCTTCGACAGGATAGAGGACGCCGGGGCGGCAGTTTCCGGCATAACGGCGCGGGGCGTGATCCCGGCCGGTCTCGAAATCATGGACAACCTCTGCATACGCTCGGTCGAAGAGGCCGTCCACGCGGGGTATCCCGTCGATGCCGGGTCGATACTCCTCGTCGAGCTCGACGGGCCGTCGGCGGGCGTAGAAGCCGAGATGCCTATAGTCGAAGATGTGCTCCGCGAGAATAACGCGACGCTCATAAAGACGGCCAGGGACGCGAAGGAGAGAGACCTCTTCTGGAAGGGGCGGAAGAACGCCTTCCCGGCGATGGGGAGGGTGAGCTCTCACTATTACGTCCAGGACGGCGTCATACCGAGGAGCAAGCTCGCCGAGGTGCTCGGGAAGGTCGAGGAGCTAAGCCGCGAGTACGGCCTTAAAGTGGCGAACGTCTTTCACGCGGGGGACGGGAACCTCCATCCGCTGGTCCTTTACAGCGCGGCGAACGAGGGCGAGCCCGAGCGGGCGCACGAGCTCGCGGGGAAGATTCTCCGGGCGTGCGTGGACGCAGGGGGGAGCATCACGGGCGAGCACGGCGTAGGGAACGACAAGAAGATATACATGGCCGAGATGTTCGCCGAGGAAGACCTCGACGCGATGAACGTCGTCCGCTGCTCGTTCGACCCGAAGGGGCTGTCGAACCCGGGGAAGGTATTCCCGACGCCGAGGACGTGCGTCGAGCAGGGGGCGAAGCCTTACGCGGAGCACCCGCTTCAGAAGGCGGGCATGGGGGAGATGTTCTGA